The Pyrus communis chromosome 9, drPyrComm1.1, whole genome shotgun sequence genome has a segment encoding these proteins:
- the LOC137744970 gene encoding protein PIN-LIKES 6-like has product MERVLMAVHVANQVGGESLLGTIKIAVLPIAKVFTVCSLGLLMASKYVNIFPASGRKLLNGLVFSLLLPCLIFSQLGQAITLQKMLEWWFIPVNVVIGSTTGSIIGYIVASIVRPPYPFFKFTIVQIGIGNIGNVPLVLIAALCRDKSNPFGDTCKTDGTAYISFGQWVGAIILYTYVFQMLSPPPEGTFDIEEKDLPIKSPRNSTSTTPDQIPLLINDENDEEPTRQEEVAETNSNDSDKPKITKFFVFIYEKLKLKQVLQPPIIASILAMVLGAIPFLKKLIFTSDGPLFFFTDSCIILGEAMIPCILLALGGNLIDGPGSSKLGLRTTAAIIFARLLLVPPVGLGIVMLADKLGFLPADDKMFRFVLLLQNTMPTSVLAGAVANLRGCGREAAAVLFWVHIFAIFSMAGWIVLYLNLLF; this is encoded by the exons ATGGAGAGGGTTTTGATGGCGGTGCATGTGGCGAATCAAGTCGGAGGGGAATCGTTACTTGGGACGATCAAGATCGCGGTGCTTCCCATAGCAAAGGTTTTTACTGTGTGCTCCTTGGGGCTTCTAATGGCTTCCAAGTATGTCAACATCTTCCCAGCCAGTGGAAGAAAACTCTTGAATGGG TTGGTCTTCTCGCTCTTGCTTCCATGTTTGATATTTTCTCAGCTTGGACAAGCCATCACCTTACAGAAAATGCTCGAGTG GTGGTTTATTCCCGTGAATGTCGTGATTGGTAGCACTACAGGCTCCATAATAGGTTATATCGTTGCATCCATTGTCCGACCACCGTACCCCTTCTTCAAGTTTACAATTGTACAAATTGGAATAG GAAACATCGGGAATGTGCCACTGGTTCTAATTGCGGCTTTATGTAGAGACAAATCGAACCCTTTCGGTGATACATGTAAAACAGATGGGACTGCCTATATTTCATTTGGCCAGTGG GTTGGTGCAATCATTCTATACACGTATGTATTTCAAATGCTGTCCCCCCCTCCAGAAGGTACCTTTGACATTGAGGAGAAAGATCTCCCAATCAAAAGCCCTCGAAACAGCACGAGCACGACACCTGACCAAATTCCATTGCttataaatgatgaaaatgaTGAAGAGCCAACACGTCAAGAAGAGGTTGCAGAAACTAACTCAAATGATTCAGATAAACCTAAG ATTACAAAGTTCTTCGTATTTATATACGAAAAGTTGAAGCTCAAACAAGTTCTCCAACCACCTATAATAGCTTCT ATCCTGGCCATGGTACTTGGAGCGATACcatttttaaagaaattgatCTTTACATCTGATGGTCCACTTTTCTTCTTCACCGATAGCTGCATTATCCTTGG GGAAGCCATGATTCCGTGCATTCTGTTGGCATTAGGTGGCAACCTTATTGATG GTCCGGGAAGTTCAAAACTTGGTCTACGGACAACTGCTGCAATTATATTTGCACGACTACTCTTGGTGCCCCCCGTAGGACTTGGCATTGTAATGTTAGCCGATAAGCTCGGCTTCCTCCCTGCCGATGACAAAATGTTTCGATTTGTCCTGCTGCTCCAGAACACAATGCCTACATCTGTCCTTGCTG GTGCTGTTGCAAATTTAAGAGGCTGCGGAAGAGAGGCAGCAGCCGTCCTGTTCTGGGTGCACATATTCGCCATCTTCTCCATGGCTGGGTGGATCGTCTTGTACCTCAACCTACTCTTCTGA